Proteins from one Telopea speciosissima isolate NSW1024214 ecotype Mountain lineage chromosome 1, Tspe_v1, whole genome shotgun sequence genomic window:
- the LOC122651962 gene encoding selT-like protein: protein MDRVQMLLLGLPLFLFCSDLLNLFTLPPPKPSNQHLHHHQHQHQHQQHQQLPVVQQTLDFPTQKPTSAGGIGFGNTININFCYSCSYRGTAATMKKMLETSFPGIDVILANHPPTLPKRLLSKVVPVVQVGVVGIVVAGEQIFPRLGFMTPPPWYFSLRANRFGTFASTWLLGNFVQSFLQSSGAFEVYSNGELVFSKLKEQRFPSEFELRELLNQKLGNSRIMDVGTVWSQ, encoded by the exons ATGGATAGAGTACAGATGCTTCTGTTAGGGCTAcctctgtttctcttctgttcGGACCTCCTAAACCTCTTTACTCTTCCGCCACCCAAGCCATCTAATCagcacctccaccaccaccaacaccaacaccaacaccaacaaCATCAGCAGCTACCTGTTGTTCAACAAACCCTTGATTTCCCTACCCAG AAACCTACGAGTGCTGGAGGCATCGGGTTTGGCAACACCATCAATATCAATTTCTGCTACTCCTGTTCTTACAg GGGAACTGCAGCGACAATGAAGAAGATGCTGGAGACATCTTTTCCTGGGATTGATGTTATTCTTGCAAATCACCCCCCAACCCTTCCAAAACGCCTACTTAGCAAAGTTGTGCCAGTTGTTCAAGTAGGAGTTGTTGGGATAGTAGTGGCTGGTGAACAGATTTTCCCTAGGCTGGGTTTTATGACACCACCTCCTTGGTACTTCTCCTTGCGTGCAAATAGATTTGGAACCTTTGCATCCACTTGGCTCCTTGGCAATTTTGTGCAATCCTTCTTGCAGAGTTCTGGGGCTTTTGAAGTTTACAGCAATGGTGAATTG GTTTTCTCAAAACTGAAGGAGCAGAGGTTCCCAAGCGAATTTGAGTTGAGGGAGCTCCTCAACCAGAAATTGGGGAATTCAAGAATTATGGATGTTGGAACTGTCTGGTCGCAGTga